In the Catenulispora sp. EB89 genome, one interval contains:
- a CDS encoding EAL domain-containing protein — protein sequence MARYTEFGVGGSDPGSGLGASTAPLEAHTGPLEAHTAPPAHTGPRAVFEPGASRSDSGDATNGATSEAAAADVASPDIAAPDVAASDIPGLVDVSFATTTDPAARETADLSGTAAPSVSADPDPDAGPIDAFARAWAVALSAAAATPLGFDHALRVVTPLAEQVVAVPDDPELARKIGVQAAGVLIDAHCFQGACVAVTIEVLDRHLPPYLRPETRSALRAGLASAFAEGLRERTRAEQASIHEAVLTAYRAGEARFRTVFRNAALGIVITDKHGQVLEVNPALAEMLGVDAYAARGRTIRNLIDPTEPGEYWRGYNALLAGEQTEAEADTRIRRVDGGVVWTHVRTTAVRDDGGEVALVIALHEDVTERRRATDQLRHQATHDALTGLPNRVRLLDAVEELLRCAGPEDRLGLCFLDLDGFKGVNDTLGHQAGDELLTVIAHRLSAATDPRRHVVARMGGDEFVILFRRTQGAQSVFPVIEKVLDAVRQPVMLDGHSVTVTASAGLVERPAAAASATELLRAADITLYWAKSAGKADFALFDEDRNAREVHRYALAQALPAALESGEMFLDYQPIVSLSGGRPPTVEALVRWRHPERGLLRPEEFIPVAEETGAIVELGRWVLDRAVHDAASWPDGPAVAVNVAVRQVHDYGLVREVATALEASGLPPRRLCLEITETALMDTEGDALPGPGTLRTLADMGIGIAVDDFGTGYSNLARLRHLPATSLKIDASFVADLGSPDAGGFAESVITSLVVLAHAAGMTVTAEGIETADQAERLTVLGVDYGQGFYYSRPVPAGDIQAVLERLVAKA from the coding sequence GTGGCACGGTACACGGAGTTCGGGGTCGGGGGTTCCGATCCCGGATCCGGGCTGGGGGCTTCCACGGCGCCGCTGGAAGCTCATACGGGACCGCTGGAGGCGCATACGGCGCCGCCGGCGCACACGGGGCCTCGGGCCGTCTTCGAGCCTGGTGCGTCGCGGTCCGATTCCGGCGATGCGACGAACGGCGCCACGTCTGAGGCCGCTGCCGCCGACGTCGCTTCCCCCGATATCGCCGCTCCCGACGTCGCCGCCTCCGACATCCCCGGCCTGGTCGACGTCAGCTTCGCCACCACCACCGACCCGGCCGCCCGCGAAACCGCCGACCTGTCCGGCACGGCCGCCCCGTCGGTGTCCGCCGATCCCGACCCCGACGCCGGCCCCATCGACGCCTTCGCCCGCGCCTGGGCCGTCGCCCTGTCCGCCGCCGCGGCCACGCCGCTCGGCTTCGACCACGCGCTGCGCGTCGTCACCCCGCTCGCCGAGCAGGTCGTGGCCGTCCCCGACGACCCCGAGCTGGCCCGCAAGATCGGCGTGCAGGCGGCCGGCGTGCTCATCGACGCGCACTGCTTTCAGGGCGCCTGCGTCGCGGTCACCATCGAGGTGCTGGACCGCCACCTGCCGCCCTACCTGCGTCCCGAGACCCGCTCCGCGCTGCGCGCCGGCCTGGCCTCCGCCTTCGCCGAGGGACTGCGCGAGCGCACCCGCGCCGAGCAGGCCTCCATCCACGAGGCCGTGCTCACCGCCTACCGCGCCGGCGAGGCCCGCTTCCGCACCGTCTTCCGCAACGCGGCGCTGGGCATCGTCATCACCGACAAGCACGGCCAGGTGCTGGAGGTGAACCCGGCGCTGGCCGAGATGCTCGGCGTCGACGCCTACGCCGCCCGCGGCCGCACCATAAGGAACCTGATAGACCCGACCGAGCCCGGCGAGTACTGGCGCGGCTACAACGCCCTGCTGGCCGGCGAGCAGACCGAGGCCGAGGCCGACACCCGGATCCGGCGGGTCGACGGCGGCGTGGTGTGGACGCACGTGCGCACCACCGCCGTGCGCGACGACGGCGGCGAGGTCGCGCTGGTCATCGCGCTGCACGAGGACGTCACCGAGCGCCGCCGCGCCACCGACCAGCTGCGCCACCAGGCCACCCACGACGCGCTCACCGGCCTGCCGAACCGGGTCCGGCTGCTCGACGCGGTCGAGGAACTGCTGCGCTGCGCCGGTCCCGAGGACCGCCTCGGCCTGTGCTTCCTGGACCTGGACGGCTTCAAGGGCGTCAACGACACCCTCGGCCACCAGGCCGGCGACGAGCTGCTGACGGTCATAGCGCACCGGCTCTCCGCGGCCACCGACCCGCGCCGGCACGTCGTGGCCCGCATGGGCGGCGACGAGTTCGTGATCCTCTTCCGCCGCACCCAGGGTGCGCAGTCGGTCTTCCCGGTGATCGAGAAGGTCCTGGACGCCGTCCGCCAGCCGGTCATGCTCGACGGCCACAGCGTCACCGTCACCGCCAGCGCCGGCCTGGTCGAACGCCCCGCCGCCGCGGCCTCGGCCACCGAACTGCTGCGCGCGGCCGACATCACGCTCTACTGGGCCAAGTCCGCCGGCAAGGCCGACTTCGCGCTGTTCGACGAGGACCGCAACGCCCGCGAGGTGCACCGCTACGCGCTGGCCCAGGCGCTCCCGGCGGCCCTGGAGTCCGGCGAGATGTTCCTGGACTACCAGCCGATCGTGAGCCTGTCCGGCGGCCGCCCGCCGACCGTCGAGGCCCTGGTCCGCTGGCGCCACCCGGAGCGCGGCCTGCTCCGGCCCGAGGAGTTCATCCCGGTCGCCGAGGAGACCGGCGCCATCGTCGAGCTGGGCCGCTGGGTCCTGGACCGGGCCGTCCACGACGCGGCGTCCTGGCCGGACGGCCCGGCGGTCGCGGTCAACGTCGCGGTGCGCCAGGTCCACGACTACGGCCTGGTCCGCGAGGTCGCCACCGCGCTGGAGGCCTCGGGGCTGCCGCCGCGGCGGCTGTGCCTGGAGATCACCGAGACGGCGCTGATGGACACCGAGGGCGACGCCCTCCCCGGCCCCGGCACCCTGCGCACGCTCGCGGACATGGGCATCGGCATCGCCGTCGACGACTTCGGCACCGGCTACTCCAACCTGGCGCGCCTGCGCCACCTGCCGGCCACCTCGCTGAAGATCGACGCCTCCTTCGTCGCCGACCTCGGCAGCCCGGACGCCGGCGGCTTCGCCGAGTCGGTGATCACCAGCCTGGTGGTGCTGGCGCACGCCGCCGGCATGACCGTCACGGCCGAGGGCATCGAGACCGCGGACCAGGCCGAGCGGCTGACCGTGCTCGGCGTGGACTACGGGCAGGGGTTCTACTACTCGCGGCCGGTGCCGGCGGGGGATATCCAGGCGGTGTTGGAGCGGTTGGTCGCCAAGGCCTGA
- a CDS encoding alpha/beta fold hydrolase, which translates to MRLEAGKAVAADGTAIAFQSAGKSTGNGTPLVLLAGQSNTHRWWDSARADFEDAGYRTITLDWRGTGASDKPDEPYSTREFAADVVAVLDAAGVARAHVYGTSMGGRVAQWLAADHPERIDALVLGCTSPGGPHAIERDRSVRQALAQADRAAADRYLLELMYTPGWLAEHQGPYYVVGDPDMPAYAKGRHLTASGRHDAWDALPSIVAPTLVVHGTDDVFNPTANAPLIAERIPDARMVLIEGARHAYFDEFRDVAGPVVLDFLAEH; encoded by the coding sequence ATGAGACTAGAGGCCGGAAAGGCGGTCGCGGCGGACGGGACGGCGATCGCGTTCCAGAGCGCGGGGAAGAGCACGGGGAACGGCACGCCGCTGGTACTGCTGGCCGGGCAGTCCAACACGCACCGGTGGTGGGACTCGGCGCGCGCCGACTTCGAGGACGCCGGCTACCGCACGATCACGCTGGACTGGCGCGGCACCGGAGCCAGCGACAAGCCCGACGAGCCTTACAGCACAAGGGAGTTCGCCGCGGACGTCGTGGCGGTGCTCGACGCGGCGGGCGTCGCGCGGGCGCACGTCTACGGCACCTCGATGGGCGGCCGGGTCGCGCAGTGGCTGGCCGCGGACCACCCGGAGCGGATCGACGCGCTGGTGCTGGGCTGCACGTCGCCGGGCGGCCCGCACGCGATCGAGCGGGATCGTTCGGTGCGGCAGGCACTGGCGCAGGCCGATCGGGCCGCGGCGGACAGGTATCTGCTGGAGCTGATGTACACGCCGGGCTGGTTGGCGGAACATCAGGGCCCTTATTATGTGGTCGGCGATCCGGACATGCCGGCGTATGCGAAGGGGCGGCATCTGACGGCCAGTGGCAGGCACGACGCGTGGGACGCGTTGCCGTCGATCGTGGCGCCGACACTGGTGGTCCACGGCACCGACGACGTGTTCAATCCGACGGCGAACGCCCCGCTGATCGCTGAACGGATTCCTGATGCGCGGATGGTGCTGATCGAGGGTGCCCGGCATGCGTACTTCGACGAGTTCCGGGACGTCGCCGGACCGGTCGTGCTGGATTTCCTCGCCGAACACTGA
- a CDS encoding FAD-binding oxidoreductase, translated as MDKIPPAAVADLKALLGERVLTEAGALAAYGRDATPLFRHAPDVVVQPLTTEEVAGVMRIATRHRVPVTTRGAGTNLCAATVPLSGGIVLSTTRMTALLEVSRDEMLAVCQPGVTAGALNLAASTVGLIYVPDPGSKEASTVGGNVATCAGGLRGLKYGVTRQYVLGLEAVLPDGEVIRTGGRLVKDVAGYDLTRLLVGSEGTLAVITEITMALVPTPAAARYGVAYFETMTDAAEAVRDIVATGPAPATLEFMDAVCVAAVEDFAHLGLRLDAGALLLFGDDGEPDAVDRSLSRMAEVCAKNATQIELAESVAAAEDLLAARRCNLPALARSGSMTILEDVTVPRPKLAEMVAFIAATAQKHGVRIGTFGHAGDGNLHPTAVVDADDPAETEAAMAAFDEIFRHAVDLGGTITGEHGVGAAKLPYLEHRLGPEQMALLRRIKAAFDPLGLLNPGKLGS; from the coding sequence ATGGACAAGATCCCTCCTGCGGCGGTCGCCGACCTGAAGGCCTTGCTGGGCGAGCGCGTGCTCACCGAAGCCGGAGCGCTGGCCGCGTACGGCCGGGACGCCACTCCGCTGTTCCGGCACGCGCCGGACGTCGTGGTGCAGCCGCTGACGACCGAGGAGGTCGCCGGGGTGATGCGGATCGCGACGCGGCACCGGGTGCCGGTCACCACGCGCGGGGCCGGGACGAACCTGTGCGCGGCGACCGTGCCGCTGTCCGGCGGGATCGTGCTGTCCACGACGCGGATGACCGCGCTGCTGGAGGTCAGCCGCGACGAGATGCTGGCGGTGTGCCAGCCGGGGGTCACGGCCGGCGCGTTGAACCTCGCGGCTTCCACCGTGGGCCTGATCTACGTCCCGGACCCGGGCAGCAAGGAGGCCTCGACGGTCGGCGGCAACGTCGCCACCTGCGCCGGCGGACTCCGAGGGCTGAAATACGGCGTCACCCGCCAGTACGTGCTCGGCCTGGAGGCGGTCCTGCCGGACGGCGAGGTCATCCGCACCGGCGGCCGCCTGGTGAAGGACGTCGCCGGCTACGACCTGACCCGCCTGCTGGTCGGCTCCGAGGGTACCCTGGCGGTGATCACCGAGATCACCATGGCCCTGGTCCCGACCCCCGCCGCCGCGCGCTACGGCGTGGCCTACTTCGAGACCATGACCGACGCCGCCGAAGCGGTCCGCGACATCGTCGCCACCGGCCCGGCCCCGGCCACCCTGGAGTTCATGGACGCGGTCTGCGTCGCCGCCGTCGAGGACTTCGCCCACCTCGGCCTGCGCCTGGACGCCGGGGCGCTGCTGCTGTTCGGCGACGACGGCGAACCCGACGCCGTCGACCGCTCCCTGTCCCGCATGGCCGAGGTCTGCGCCAAGAATGCCACCCAGATCGAACTCGCCGAGTCGGTGGCCGCCGCCGAGGACCTGCTCGCCGCCCGCCGCTGCAACCTCCCGGCCCTGGCCCGCAGCGGCAGCATGACGATCCTGGAGGACGTGACCGTGCCCCGGCCCAAGCTGGCCGAAATGGTCGCCTTCATCGCCGCCACGGCACAGAAGCACGGCGTCCGCATCGGCACCTTCGGCCACGCCGGCGACGGCAACCTGCACCCTACCGCCGTCGTCGACGCCGACGACCCGGCCGAGACCGAAGCAGCCATGGCAGCCTTCGACGAGATCTTCCGCCACGCGGTGGATCTCGGCGGTACGATCACCGGCGAACACGGCGTGGGGGCGGCGAAGCTGCCCTACCTGGAACACCGATTGGGGCCCGAGCAGATGGCGCTGCTGCGACGGATCAAGGCCGCCTTCGACCCCCTGGGTCTGCTGAACCCCGGGAAGCTGGGCTCATGA
- a CDS encoding (Fe-S)-binding protein — protein MSEEATSNSIFTKDLLDACISCGFCLPACPTYALTGQEQSSPRGRITLMRLLETGDLAPDDPTLAEESSLCLGCRACETVCPAGVQYGHLLEEWRDEQWSGLKRPWIVRPLLLVANRKWVLRLLGLVRRSARKRRPSPDSDQPTLMLGCFERALFPSVSRNLAALDPTLAVDPDQGCCGALHAHNGDLDQGRDLARKLGERLPGTIVTTSGGCAAHLADVIGRDRVVEASEWLLKQNTDTDIRPLRVGLQDSCHLRNGLGVWKEPRELLGRTATYVELPSAGSCCGAAGTYALVRKKESKAILAKKIAEIEAADLDLVIAVNPGCLRQLQTGLRKSKSRTKAVHIVDYMRGHKG, from the coding sequence ATGAGCGAGGAAGCCACCTCCAACAGCATCTTCACCAAAGACCTCCTCGACGCCTGCATCTCCTGTGGCTTCTGCCTCCCGGCCTGCCCGACCTACGCGCTCACCGGCCAAGAACAGTCCTCCCCGCGCGGCCGCATCACCCTGATGCGCCTGCTCGAAACCGGCGACCTCGCGCCCGACGATCCCACTCTCGCCGAGGAGTCCTCGCTCTGCCTGGGCTGCCGCGCCTGCGAGACCGTCTGCCCGGCCGGCGTCCAGTACGGCCACCTCCTCGAAGAGTGGCGCGACGAGCAGTGGAGCGGCCTGAAGCGCCCCTGGATCGTCCGGCCGCTGCTCCTGGTCGCGAATCGTAAGTGGGTCCTGCGCCTGCTCGGCCTGGTCCGCCGCAGCGCCCGCAAACGCCGCCCCAGCCCCGACTCCGACCAGCCGACGCTCATGCTCGGCTGCTTCGAACGCGCCCTGTTCCCCTCGGTCAGCCGCAACCTCGCCGCTCTCGACCCGACACTGGCCGTCGACCCCGACCAGGGCTGCTGCGGAGCCCTGCACGCGCACAACGGCGACCTCGACCAAGGCCGCGACCTGGCCCGCAAGCTCGGCGAACGGCTCCCCGGCACCATCGTCACCACCAGCGGCGGCTGCGCGGCGCACCTGGCCGACGTGATCGGGCGCGACCGCGTCGTCGAGGCTTCCGAGTGGCTGCTTAAGCAGAACACTGATACCGATATCCGTCCCCTCCGCGTCGGCCTCCAGGACAGCTGCCACCTCCGCAACGGCCTCGGCGTCTGGAAAGAACCTCGCGAACTCCTCGGCCGCACCGCCACCTACGTCGAGCTCCCCTCCGCCGGCTCCTGCTGCGGCGCCGCCGGGACCTACGCCCTGGTCCGCAAGAAGGAAAGCAAGGCCATCCTCGCGAAGAAGATCGCCGAGATCGAGGCCGCCGATCTGGACCTGGTGATCGCCGTCAATCCCGGCTGCCTGCGCCAACTCCAGACCGGGCTGCGCAAGTCCAAGAGCCGCACCAAGGCCGTGCACATCGTCGACTACATGCGAGGCCACAAGGGATGA
- a CDS encoding alanine racemase: MTAPELLDATFKGLPLHAAVALDDLGSQGWNIRRGDTSTPVAVLRAAALDANIDVMRRFCAQAGVSIAPHAKTTMSPQLIARQLAAGVWGLTAALPAQVRMLWSFGARRVLMANELTDPAALRWLARELAAHPERELLCYVDSLDGVRLAEQAFAEVAEELRVAESPLQLPVLIELGHASGRTGARDPATALAVAEAAAAAPHLAVAGVAGYEGTIGHDRTPETVARVDAFLTALRDLATTLAARSLFDPACEPIATAGGSSFFERVAAILGPLPADGIRVVLRSGCYLTHDNGQYATLTPSARPEWTLPPFQPALEVWTRVVSRPEPGLALLNAGRRDVSHDAGLPVPLKAWRPPGTPIDLDDAAHISALSDQHAFLRIDPASPLAVGDLVALGVSHPCMTLDRWRLFLLVDEDYDVIGGARTYF; this comes from the coding sequence ATGACCGCTCCGGAGCTCCTCGACGCCACCTTCAAAGGCCTGCCCCTGCACGCCGCCGTCGCCCTCGACGACCTCGGTTCGCAGGGCTGGAACATCCGCCGCGGCGACACCTCCACCCCGGTCGCGGTCCTGCGCGCCGCCGCCCTGGACGCCAACATCGACGTCATGCGCCGCTTCTGCGCGCAGGCCGGCGTCAGCATCGCCCCGCACGCCAAGACCACCATGTCCCCGCAGCTCATCGCGCGCCAGCTCGCGGCCGGCGTCTGGGGCCTGACCGCCGCGCTGCCGGCGCAGGTGCGGATGCTGTGGTCCTTCGGCGCGCGCCGCGTGCTGATGGCCAACGAGCTGACCGACCCGGCCGCCCTGCGCTGGCTGGCCCGTGAGCTCGCCGCGCACCCCGAGCGCGAGCTGCTGTGTTACGTCGACTCGCTCGATGGCGTCCGGCTCGCCGAGCAGGCCTTCGCCGAGGTCGCCGAAGAGTTGCGCGTCGCCGAGTCGCCCCTCCAACTCCCCGTCCTCATCGAACTGGGCCACGCCTCCGGCCGCACCGGCGCCCGCGACCCCGCCACCGCCCTGGCCGTCGCCGAAGCCGCAGCTGCCGCGCCGCACCTGGCCGTGGCGGGCGTCGCCGGCTACGAAGGCACCATCGGCCACGACCGCACCCCCGAAACCGTCGCCCGCGTCGACGCCTTCCTCACCGCCCTCCGCGACCTCGCCACCACCCTCGCGGCCCGCAGCCTGTTCGACCCCGCCTGCGAACCGATCGCCACCGCCGGCGGCAGCAGCTTCTTCGAACGCGTCGCCGCCATCCTCGGCCCCCTCCCCGCCGACGGCATCCGCGTCGTCCTGCGCAGCGGCTGCTACCTGACCCACGACAACGGCCAGTACGCCACCCTGACCCCGAGCGCCCGCCCCGAGTGGACGCTCCCGCCGTTCCAACCGGCCCTGGAAGTCTGGACCCGCGTCGTCTCCCGCCCCGAACCCGGCCTGGCCCTCCTGAACGCCGGCCGCCGCGACGTCTCCCACGACGCCGGCCTCCCCGTCCCCCTCAAAGCCTGGCGCCCACCCGGCACCCCGATCGACCTCGACGACGCAGCCCACATCAGCGCCCTGAGCGACCAGCACGCCTTCCTCCGCATCGACCCCGCCAGCCCCCTGGCCGTCGGCGACCTCGTAGCCCTCGGCGTCTCCCACCCCTGCATGACCCTCGACCGCTGGCGCCTCTTCCTCCTCGTGGACGAGGACTACGACGTCATCGGCGGTGCCCGCACCTACTTCTGA
- a CDS encoding carbohydrate binding domain-containing protein codes for MVGVVAAGALAAAGVAVAAGGASAAAANLLVNPGFETGTLTGWSCSANSGSVVSSPVHSGSHALSATPAGSDDAQCTQTVSVQPSSSYTLSAWVQGSYVYLGATGTGGTDPSTWSSNGAWNQLSTSFTTGASTTSVTVYLHGWYGQGTYYGDDVSLLGPAGPGSGSSSSPPTTPSTTPSTSPSTPPTTPSTTPSTSPSSTPPPPPNSGFNHPAYFMPLDNSPQAISDVIGAGEKELNLAFVLDSGGCTPAWGGNASTPVSSDTTVAADISALRAAGGDAAVSFGGYNGTELGSSCGSASALAAAYQQVITKYNLKHVDFDYENTALDSNTAVRFGAIKILEQNDPNLVVSLTIPMTTVGFPGSGVDEIKQAVAAGARLDVVNIMDFDTGLTSGTEVGQTEAIANDAVGQLQSIYGWSSAQAWSHLGLQIMNGHTDQPSELFQLSDFSALLGFAQANHPAWFSYWSANRDRACDPSVPHNWADGACSSVAQNPWDFTKILVQYTG; via the coding sequence GTGGTGGGGGTGGTCGCGGCCGGGGCGTTGGCCGCGGCGGGGGTGGCGGTGGCCGCCGGCGGGGCCAGTGCCGCCGCCGCGAACCTGCTGGTGAATCCGGGGTTTGAGACCGGGACGCTCACCGGGTGGTCGTGCAGTGCGAACAGCGGGTCGGTCGTGAGCAGCCCGGTGCACTCCGGGTCGCACGCGTTGAGTGCGACGCCGGCCGGTTCGGACGACGCGCAGTGCACGCAGACCGTGAGCGTGCAGCCGAGCTCGTCCTACACGCTGTCGGCGTGGGTGCAGGGAAGCTACGTGTACCTCGGCGCCACCGGGACCGGCGGGACCGATCCCAGCACGTGGAGCAGCAACGGGGCGTGGAACCAGCTCAGCACGTCGTTCACCACCGGGGCGTCGACCACGAGCGTCACGGTCTACCTGCACGGCTGGTACGGGCAGGGCACGTACTACGGCGACGACGTCAGCCTGCTGGGGCCGGCCGGGCCGGGCTCGGGCTCGTCGAGCAGCCCGCCGACCACCCCGTCGACGACGCCGTCCACCTCCCCGTCGACGCCGCCCACGACGCCGTCGACCACGCCGTCGACGTCGCCGAGCTCCACTCCCCCGCCGCCGCCGAACTCCGGGTTCAACCACCCGGCGTACTTCATGCCGCTGGACAACAGTCCGCAGGCGATCTCCGACGTCATCGGCGCCGGGGAGAAGGAGCTGAACCTGGCGTTCGTCCTGGACTCCGGCGGCTGCACGCCGGCCTGGGGCGGCAACGCCTCGACCCCGGTGTCCTCGGACACGACGGTCGCGGCCGACATCAGCGCGCTGCGGGCGGCCGGCGGCGACGCCGCGGTGTCCTTCGGCGGGTACAACGGGACCGAGCTGGGGTCGTCGTGCGGCAGCGCGTCGGCGCTGGCGGCGGCGTACCAGCAGGTGATCACCAAGTACAACCTGAAGCACGTCGACTTCGACTACGAGAACACCGCGCTGGACAGCAACACCGCGGTCCGGTTCGGCGCGATCAAGATCCTGGAGCAGAACGACCCGAACCTGGTGGTGTCGCTGACCATCCCGATGACCACGGTCGGGTTCCCGGGCTCCGGGGTCGACGAGATCAAGCAGGCGGTGGCCGCCGGGGCGCGGCTGGACGTCGTCAACATCATGGACTTCGACACCGGCCTGACCTCCGGGACCGAGGTCGGCCAGACCGAGGCGATCGCGAACGACGCGGTCGGGCAGCTGCAGTCGATCTACGGCTGGAGCAGCGCGCAGGCCTGGTCGCACCTGGGCCTGCAGATCATGAACGGGCACACGGACCAGCCCTCGGAGCTGTTCCAGCTCAGCGACTTCTCGGCGCTGCTGGGCTTCGCGCAGGCGAACCACCCGGCGTGGTTCTCGTACTGGTCGGCGAACCGGGACCGGGCCTGCGACCCGAGCGTGCCGCACAACTGGGCCGACGGGGCGTGCTCGAGCGTGGCGCAGAATCCGTGGGACTTCACCAAGATCCTGGTGCAGTACACGGGGTGA
- a CDS encoding helix-turn-helix domain-containing protein, giving the protein MVKQDAETAEPHRDGDPGGTAPAGDDTARDDLAGAFGGNVRHHREQAGLTLEQLSTRSSVSRAMLSKVERGEKSPTIGVASKIAHALDVSLSDLIGAPGNAASGAAVVMRKTDRPVFRDPETGFERHIASAAPGAGRAELIVHYLPAQVSTGLLPAYPPGTEKQIMVLQGTLTVAIGGISEALDAGDSLFFEADADHGFANRTDAPCEYIMVISRRS; this is encoded by the coding sequence GTGGTCAAGCAAGACGCAGAAACGGCCGAACCGCACCGCGATGGCGACCCGGGCGGCACCGCCCCGGCCGGTGACGACACCGCCCGCGACGACCTGGCCGGCGCGTTCGGCGGCAACGTCCGCCACCACCGCGAGCAGGCAGGCCTGACCCTGGAGCAGCTGTCCACCCGCTCATCGGTCAGCCGAGCGATGCTGTCCAAGGTCGAACGCGGCGAGAAGAGCCCGACGATCGGCGTCGCGTCCAAAATCGCCCACGCGCTCGACGTATCGCTCTCCGACCTGATCGGCGCACCGGGCAACGCCGCGTCCGGCGCGGCCGTCGTCATGCGCAAGACCGACCGCCCCGTCTTCCGGGACCCGGAAACCGGCTTCGAGCGGCACATCGCCTCAGCCGCCCCGGGCGCGGGACGCGCCGAGCTGATCGTCCACTACCTCCCCGCACAGGTCTCCACCGGACTGCTGCCCGCGTATCCGCCGGGCACGGAAAAGCAGATCATGGTGCTCCAAGGCACCCTCACCGTCGCGATCGGCGGGATCAGCGAGGCCCTGGACGCCGGCGACTCCCTGTTCTTCGAAGCCGACGCCGACCACGGCTTCGCCAACCGGACGGACGCGCCCTGCGAATACATCATGGTCATCTCGCGCAGAAGCTGA